From Brassica rapa cultivar Chiifu-401-42 chromosome A06, CAAS_Brap_v3.01, whole genome shotgun sequence:
ATCGTCAGTCAAATCAGATCTCATTGTATCGCTGATTCCTGTTGCTTGACGGTAATGGTTACTATCTTGGTCCATGGCATTGTAATGACTGCTGTTGCACATGCCCGGACCCATGTTGTGTGATGAAATGTTAACGTTTTGATTGGAGGAAGATTCACCAACCATTTGCTGGCGTTCAGCAAGAACAGCGATTGCACAAGCTAGCCCACCAGATGGGGAAGATGATGAAGACGACGGCATCAATGGTCCTACATTATGATCTTCTTCAGGAGAGTTATTCATCTGACTTCCAGGTTCCTGCtcagaaacaaacaaacagagTTAAAGGCTTACCTTATTCAGCAAAATGATGGAACTTGAAAGTTTATTAACTGAATAAATCACCTGAACCGAGAGCCATATTGCTTCCATCACCATTATATCCTCAAGATCATAGTCAAACTCACCATCCCTGAAGAAATGATATGAAAATGTAATAACTAATTGATAAAGAGACAACTTATAAAGACCACCATATAGTCCTTCCTAATTATAACTGTTCCCAGAGCATCAAAATCCTTCAAGAGAAACAGTACTATGTTTGTTTTATCTCAACACTAACCTGCTAACCCGAGGGTGTGATGTAAGACATGAGTCTTGAGATGAAACAGTTTCCTCATCCTCCTCTGCTCAAAAAGTTATGTCACTGATATTGCTGACcaagagaaaacaaaattttaaaaggaTGCAAGTAATATTGAACCGAGAGAACTAACCTGCAGCAGAACCATATTCAGTATCAGCTGTCACTGCACTTGTCCTAGAAGAAGGTGACTCCAGACGTTTCTGCAttctttcttcatcttcttcaacttCCTTCTGCCTAATCCTTATTTTGGCTTCTATAACTCGCTGCTCTTCCTTCACAACGTAGTAAAAACAAAATGGGCATAATCAGGCAAATACTCATCCCTCACATAAAGGAAAGTTACTGTTATAATTATGTGACTTACAATCTGTTCAATGCTCTTCTCCTCTTTAGTCTTCCCTCCACGGTACTCAACAGCATAGTTTGATGTTTTGCAATACGGACATCTCGCATATGTTAAGGAGGAcacaaaggagaagaagagacaCTAAAATTTGTATGCctaacataacaatcaaaagcTCGATGCCTAACAATAGCAATCAAAAGGATACTGAGTAGGTTGAGATGAACTAGGATTCTTCATCCGGAGAAAACACTCTGTAGATTAAACCAAAAGATACAAACACATGAATGCAAAAGATTCTAAATTTAGTTATGTTTGatgaattatttttttaccT
This genomic window contains:
- the LOC103872500 gene encoding E3 ubiquitin-protein ligase DA2L; the encoded protein is MGNNVGKKRQVVDERYTKPQQGLLYMNKDVDFKKVKKLILDSKLAPCYPGAEETSCHDLEECPICYLYYPSLNRSRCCLKSICTECFLRMKNPSSSQPTQCPYCKTSNYAVEYRGGKTKEEKSIEQIEEQRVIEAKIRIRQKEVEEDEERMQKRLESPSSRTSAVTADTEYGSAAEEDEETVSSQDSCLTSHPRVSRDGEFDYDLEDIMVMEAIWLSVQEPGSQMNNSPEEDHNVGPLMPSSSSSSPSGGLACAIAVLAERQQMVGESSSNQNVNISSHNMGPGMCNSSHYNAMDQDSNHYRQATGISDTMRSDLTDDSGTEVSREVTWQ